The Sorghum bicolor cultivar BTx623 chromosome 6, Sorghum_bicolor_NCBIv3, whole genome shotgun sequence genome contains the following window.
ACAATCCCAGAATACATTGACAGAGGGCACATAACCCTATCACTATTTTCAATCATCCAAGCGTATAGTTAACTTTGTAGCATGTTACAATATGCAGTGCTTATAGAAGACAATCAGGCGACACATAATTATACATATAAACATTCATAAGCAGTGGCAGTTAATATGCAATCAAATTTTCCATAGTGATAGGATCAGAACACAGTTTGGAAAGAACAAAGTACTACAATCTGAAGGTCTCATGCAACTTTAAGTATTTTATGAGGAATGAATTACAGAATCATGGCATACTAGCTGGTGAAGGCCGTTGATGGGTGGCAGTATGACAAACTAAAGCATTTGCAAAAATTGATCTATTGGGTCAACATGAAACTGCCTCAGACTGCATACTAATCTAGTAGCTATCAAAATTGGCTGTGTTTGAACTCAGCAATTTTGGGACAATTCTTCTAGATAAATTGAGCTTAAAATTTGAAGTGAATACTACATACACAAGTGAAAGTCAACAAAAATTGCCAgcatacctagaatactttaaTACAACATATTAAACTATACAGGCGATTAGATCgaatgacaaaaaaaaaacttatatgAAAACATAAAGCAAGGTCAAACTGATCTTACAAGGCTACCAAAACCAACATATATGGGCTTGTCACCAGCTTCAAGCCATTTCACAAGTGGTTCAGGAGGTACGTAATTGGAAGCAAGATCAAGGAAGCAAAATCCAACAACATCGATCTTTGGGCCCCAGTCTGCACTTCAAGACATGAACATTATAATGAATCACTGGCCCATTGAAAACTAAAAAAACAATACTTAAACTTGCTGTCACGCCACAGGGTGCTTTGGAAGTAAGCTACTATTAGTCTATTACAGTAGTGCATCATTTCtccatcaaatttaactatgtaCAAAAGGTCCTCACAAATACAAATAAACAAGCAGTTTCCATGTTAGAAATTTCAGACTCTGTAAACTACAGACAATTATGATGTCACTAACCTACTATTTAGGCAGTCATAACTGATGCCGACTTTCATATAATAAGTCAGAATGCTCTAATAGCTAAGTTACTCAAAAGCTCAGATACATTCCCACTCTAGCAATACATACAGTATACAGTTAACTTTTTCACCTATATGCACAATTTGTTAATCCAAGTTCCTTTCCTTTCAACCCACTAGCACATGTTTTTACTGTTTCCAGAAACGCTGACTCTCCTGTTACAATGTTCTTGATTCATTGCTGCTATGGTCTTTCAGGAGGGAACATAGGCCTAAAGAGTGGCAGAAAGATGAACAATGCTCACGAGCACAACAGCATTAGGAAGATGCCAGCCTAAGCCAAGGAGGTGGgcatgtaaggccttgtttggatgcacatgtattcatctcaatccacatgtgttgaagtgGATTGGAGTATTAAACTAAGTTCCAttccaatccactccaacacatgtggattgaggtgtatacacatgcatccaaacaaggcctaacatggAGGTGGGGAAGAAGGGTCTTCTAATTTCTTTATTAAACAACATTGACATGCCTCTTATAGTCTTATTAAATGAGCCAACAGCCGAGCCTAATATGCAAGCCTAACAAGAGAAGTTTGGAACCAGCGAAAGATATCCGAATACAGAAACATATTTCCTGACTCATTTAGGCTAAATCAAGATGGAAGTCACTTGGTGATAAAACTACTATCAATTTGAGCCACTGCTTGACATAAAGATGCAGTCCCTTGGCTGACATCTGTCTGCGCCAATGATTTCAGGTCGACTGGTCGAAGCTGGTCGCTCTAGGACCGACCACGTGATTAATCGAGATTAATCGTCGACCAGGGCGATTAATCGCCCTGGTCGACCCTGGTCGTCCACCTGGTCGTCCAGCTATTTCAAGGCATATATGCCTATATATATACCtctatatatactatataatatacacaatcaatctAGCATCAAGACTACATTAGTGTTTAGATAGTGAATTACTTGTGGGAGTtggtttcttctcttttctgcaCTGTCCAGAGGTCCATATTGCTGTCCCAAACCCCCCCTGCAGCCCCTCTATTCTATCTAAACCCTAACAGGCCAAAAACTTAAAGCCCATTAGCCCAGTCCCAGTTAGAAAAGGCCCAAAAAAACAGAAGCCTGGTCGTCCATCTTACctggtcgtccgattaatcgacgattaatcggacgaccagCTTTCTGGTCGAACTAATCGAGTCGGACCTCCTATCGAATCCTAGGAGTGACCtggacgattaatcgcgattaatcagaCGACCTGAAATCATTGGTCTGCGCACCACTTTATGGTGCTGTGGGGTCCCGCCATTGAGCTTGGCACCAACTATAACATCTCCATGACACGAAATCTATCCTATTTACAAACAGGGCTGGTGATAGTTCAATCCAAAGAAAAATGCATTTGTAACAGTGGCTAACCCACATCACTGTGCATACATGGATAACCTAACGATTTGGACAAATGACGAATGGATCCTTGCAGGATATTCAAGATGATCCCAACCTATGGTGTATGGCAGTGCCAAAGGCCTTAGCAACATGTGATCAAAATGATCTCTTTTGTTCATTGGTCATTGTTGTTGCCCAGTTCATCAAGAATTGAGATCTGGGGAAAGCCCAGAGGGCAGCTTGGCCCTTGGCCGCTTGGATTGAATTGCAAAAGGGATTACAGACTTGGTTCAGAGGGAGGGGGTCTGCCACTTATATAGCAGTGTGGTCAGCCACCAACTCCAGAATATCCTAAAGCAAAAAGTAAAGATGTCTGCTCCTAACTTGGATGCCAAGGCAATACAACTACTAATGCATAAAGTAAGATACATAGCAATTAGGCTTAACTAACAGTTGTTTTTTAGTTCCTAATGTGCTTTATGTAAGTAGAAGCCAAGGTGGGTGCTGATCTAATAGATTAATAACTTCCACCAGAAAAAATGAACGAAAAGAAATCAAAGATCAAGATTCCGACCCACATGCTTTGGAATTAATATGGGAGAAGAATGACAAGGTAAATTGCATAACTTTCTGCTCTAGCCAATAGATATGACAAACCTTTTGGTTTCGGGACTAGATGAGGACTCCAAATGTATCCATGAGGAATGTCATTGCCAGAACCCTGAGAACCACTTAGATATGTTACTGGACGCAGCTTCAGTTTTTTCTTTCTGAACTCGTTTATCATATCCCTTATTCCAAGCCAAATCATCGAGTCCACAATTTGATATGAAAGCTGCAAAAGGACAAATAATTATACAGGCAACATATTGAATCAGATATTGCCATCAAGAACATCCAAGTATTCACACCAGCTGATAAAGCTGACGTTCCAAGTTCCAACAGCCCAAAATGACTTGCCGGTAGTGCAAACCTCCAGGTCGAAAACGTCAAACTATTTTCGACCTGAGTTAGTATATATGTTCAAGAAAATGCCTTTGCCTAGTGAGGTTGAGCTTGCTTATGGTTGCAGAAGCTGGAGAGCAAAGCTAATAACTTTATGCACTTCAGCAACTCACGTGATGCACAAAGCATCTTGACATCACAATATGAAATTCAGGCAGTTGGTCCTAGCAGTCTCCAAACATCCACAATAATTTCAAATAAACAAGTTCTGCATATGTACAATGTACTTATGCATGAAAATCGAAACAGCACATGGAGAGAACTGCAATGTCACTGTAACAAGATCATGGATATAGAGAAACTAACTCATTCTGGATATCACTGTTAGACGGATGCTTTGTTTGGGCCCTTTTAGGCTCACGGGTTTTGTATTGTGCCCAGCCTTGAGCCCGTGCACTCTTTGTAGCTTGGTTGTCTTTCTTGTTAGGTAAGGATATCTGACAATGGTCGTACTTCTATAAACCTCCCTAGATCATCCTTGCCCATATGTGTCTGTAATCTACAGCCCATATATCAATCTACTAATCTCAGATATTACATGCCATGATGCCAAGATATTTCAGTTATCCATTCCATTCATTCCTCACCATTTCCTAAAGTGATCAGTTTTAATGGAATTTGATGATAAACCATTGAAGTGATTGTTATGTTTATTCTCCCCGCGAACTCTCCAATAATATAAGAAGGGCCAGATCATTTGGGAGCTGAGAGAACGTCAAGTAATAATCCTCTCTTTTTCATAAAGAATACAAGTAAAACAATGCAGACTTACTCGATATCCAGCAGGCTGCTTCACACGAGAAAGAGGATGAGGAAATTCACTAGTTGGCCTGAATAATGGTAGCAAGTTAGATCCTCAGATGATAGTATTCAATAGCAAACTTCTGATCTTTAAAGAAAAAGCAAGATGATAGAGACTCACGTCCATGGCATGGTAAAGAATATATGAATTGGTACTTTTAGCGCTTCTGCCACATGTGTATGTCCTGAGAAAAACATTTGAGGTCAGAAGGATAGACATGCTTATATTTCAAACTAGTGAGCTAATATAGGTCTTCATCACAAGAAAAATATGCAGGAAGGCTTGTGGCGAAAAATGCAACATTGATTATATTGTAATCTGTCTGGACTATCTAGATGTACTTCAAGTTCAAAAGATTTTGCTTGAAGCACTTTGGAGCAACTTATTGCCTCGAAGACACTCAGGCTTGGAATGAACAGCTAAGCAAGTAAAAAAGCTGGACAAAGAAGGCCTGCTCATAAAGTGGTACCATGGCCTGAGGTATGTTACAAGCTAGGGCTAGCAGTGCCTTTTTGCCCAACCTGAATTGTGTTTTTGCCAGCCTGGCAAAAACACTGCCTCCTTCAGGTCTCAGCAAAAAAATAATCTTGATTGATGGAAGTGAAACCGGTAAGAAGTTTTCCAATTGCAATGCTTATGTGGTTTTCTACATGGTCAGATTATGATTTTCATCTCTATAACAAGTCATAGCATGAAATGGATGTAGCTCTAGAAGAAATATGAAAAAGGAAAAGCATGACTTCACACTTCACAGATACAAGAATGTTGCTAAATCGTGTGTCTAGAGGAAAGACCAGTCATCAGTATGATGAAGATGAAGAAATAAAATAATCAATCTATGGTCAAATCATCTTAAGTCAAAAATGTAAAACTGACTGTCACATAAAGAATCAATCACAGGAACATTTTCTTCCTTTGATTGGGGATCAATGTTGTATATAGTGAGCTATGACATTTACCAACATCCTCCTCTAAAAGCTATAGGGGGCTATAGTGAAAGCTATTTAATTTTGTGGTTTTTAAAGAAAACATGAAAACTCTTAACTGGTTATGCATGAAAAACATTTAACCAAGGAAGATATCATGAACACAAATACATGTAAAGGCTCTAGGAAAACATTTTTTCATGtaaattacttaacattcattaAATCAGTCAACATACTCACAGTTATAGTCAACATTCATATTTATTCAACACTCAATATTCAggtttaattattatttaatggtTTATTAAACAAAGCATGATGGATATGAATAAATTATACTCCTCTAGAGTGAGGAGCAAATATTTGCCTTGGTCACGATTAGCGGTACTAACATTTTTCGTGACTAAGACAAATAGGCAGTGTTTAGCGGAGCTAAAGCGTCATTAACGACAATGGTCAATAATTGACAATATTGTACTGGTGGACCCTTCAAACAGCTACAGTGGGCTATTCACAACAATGTTGTGGATTCTCTAGAGGTACAATTACAATGGAGAAAGAAACAAAGCAAGTTGCAAAGAAcccttttttttcaaaataaacaaGATATACTGACCATACGCAGGTGGGTTCGCAATAATTGCATCAACTTTAAAAGGAATGCCAGTGTCAGGATCAGGTTCCTTGCATGCAGGCAGCAAAGAAAAAATAATGTCTTTCATCTGTTTTCTTTGAATAGGAATTTCTGATGGCCCCGAAGGTAGGAATCCTTTATTCTTCACCATATCTGGTCAAATTATGAACATATTAAACACATTTATCTTCAAACAAcgtaaaaaaatgaaaaatactTTTGAAAAAACATACATTCAGCAAGAACTTTGGGATCTCCACCAAGCGGGAAAAACTCCAGGCCAGCTGTTAGTACAAACTCCTTAAAGTTGGCATGAGTAGCCAATCTCACACGGTGCCCATAGTCCTGCAACAAGAATCAGAAATCACAAATATGCTGGCATTTGAGCTACAAGAAACAGAAAGCTAACCTAAATTTACGAGAGAACTGGATTGATAATACACTTAGGCTAGGACTAACCTGTAAGCGTTTCCCTATAGCAACAAATGGCTGCACATCTCCTCGTGTACCCACAATAAGTATAACTATTTGCATAGGAGGCCTGTATGGTATCTCTGTTCCATCTAATGCTTCTTCAACAGTGGCTTCCGCATAAATATCCTCAGTTCCACCAACTATAGTTGGTTCCTCCAGACCACTTGGCACATCAACAACCACGGTTCCATCATCTTTTACTGTAGCAATCCGATTTAGCATTTTTAGCTGCAATAAAGTGGAACAAAGGTAAAGTAGCAAAAAGATCAAGAACAAATATGCAAGCTATCATACTGGTCCTTATCAGTCATCTTCAACTAGGAAACCTTGTAACCTTTTACAGTATATTGCAACATATTGTAATGTTTCCTCATCAGTTCCAAATCTGCAATGCATGAATTTTAAAATATACGGGTAATTCAAAGAAAGTTGGACTTTGGACACTATTATACATTAGTTAGTGCAACTATCAATGATTCAATTCCCAGTCCATAAACAGATATGAATTTCAGATGCCTGCATGGCAAAACAAAATGAACTAAGCTTCTgaaaataaatagataaatacaGAGTGTAAGATATATGCACCTTCTTTTTTATTGGAATCCTTTCATCAAGTAACTGTTTAGCAGGATCATCAGCTGGATTATTTTGCCGACGACGCTCAGTTCTGGACCTTTCCAAATTTGATGGTCCAGCAGTTTCATTGGTAATTTCGTCATTCTTAATCACCCCCGGCATGGTGCTTGATCTATGGAAGCCTCTGTCATCTActtagaaaataaaaagatggagtCGTATCAAAGAAATGGATGGCAACTTTTATCAGTAACAAAAAATGAAATCTAGACTAAATTGTACCAACATAAACTGCAATCAGTACAATAGCACACAAGTTAGTTAGATGTCAACCCCAAAAATAAGTTTGTCTGTCGTTTAAAGTTTTCTGCAGCAAGCCCTTCTTTACTGTTGATATCAATTAAATCATACTTACACTTGATTCACTGAAGCTGAGCGCAAGGCTAATGTTCGATATAACCAGTTTTGGTGAGGTTAATTTATTTGTCATGCCAAAATATAAAACATTCAATTCAATACTACCCACAAACGTTTTATCACTTTAGACCTCAAGGGACGTAATCTCTGAAGCATAGCAGGACAAGGAAACAATGTGATAGCAAACATTGCGTAAACAGCACTTAATTTTGAAGGTCCCCTCTCACTAATTTGTAGTTTGTAACAGCAAAGAGGAAACAAAGTGCCTCTCTTCACCCCCCTTGAGAAGGATGTTTCACATACCATCGTTAATCATCCTTTTCAAACTAAAGCACGGCAGATCAGAAGTCCAGCAAAATTAAATTTTAGGTCCATTTACAAGGGAAAAAATCACAGGCTAGCATCTTTATTTTTCTTAGGAAAATACAGTAGGGGAACCCCTACTGTGCTGGCTGGCATTTTGTTACCCTTGAAGAGTTATGACATTTATTAAAATAACCAACATTATTGTGCACAAAAACCTATGTATTTATAGCATGTCAATATTATGGACACCTTTCTTACTACGACatcttagggggtgtttagttccaaaaaaatacaaagtgcaaaatgccaactactttggaatgatcaaatgcaaaatgccaaaattttcagggtcatgtttagttccatacttccatccaaaatgcagaatttattgccctcaTGAGGGCCTCTAGAGGCTCTTTTGAGATTTTTTTTGGCCGCTTgagaccaaaatccaaaatggagaataaccacctttttgccaaaaattttgcatggcGTTTAGTTCCATTTTACAAAATGATGAACCAAATTAAACAACCCCTTAAAACCACTAGCATTATTGTGCACAGAAAACCAATAAGTTAGTAACCGGTCAATATAGACTATGGACACCTTCCTTAAAACTGAAAAGGAAATATACAGAAGGAAATGTGGGTTGTATTTGCACAGCATATGATTGTGCATAATCTACCTACTGGAGAAGCTAGTGAAAAAGTACACTCCAATTATTTTCGAGGAAAACTGCAGCCAAAAACTATGTAATCCTACCTGTTACCACTTCAGTCCCAACTCAAAAGGAAACATGGAGAAGGAAATGTAGACTATGTTTGCACAGAATACGACCAATTATTTTCGAGGAAAACTGCAGCCAAAAACTATGTAATCCTACCTGTTACCACTTCAGTCCCAACTCAAAAGGAAATATGGAGAAGGAAATGTAGGCTGTGTTTGCACAGCAACAGCCTATGATTGTGCAGAATCTGCCTACTGGAGAAGCTAGTGAAAAGGCACACTCCAATTATTCTGCTTAGTTAGTTCATCCTCAGATTTTGCTTACTAATAAGCAGCTGGAGGATGCTGTTGTTTAGCACAGTTCTGCTTAATCTGTGGAGAAGCTAAGAAATAAGCTGTGCCAAACAGAGCAATTATATTCTATTTCGAATGAGCAATTAGGAACCTTCAGTTCAGAAACATATGTATTTAATAGAAATGGTCAGAGAACACAAACAATGAAAAAACAAAattattcaaataaaaaaaacctTAAATAATGTGTGCCTAACAACATGGCACACATAAACATAATGTACAGGCAACCGATTTCAGTTCAACAAGC
Protein-coding sequences here:
- the LOC110436312 gene encoding sterol 3-beta-glucosyltransferase UGT80A2-like; translated protein: MAAGEESGSGVAGGREGGEAPAASAPNGDRSGNSPLATAPSSSSADDRGFHRSSTMPGVIKNDEITNETAGPSNLERSRTERRRQNNPADDPAKQLLDERIPIKKKLKMLNRIATVKDDGTVVVDVPSGLEEPTIVGGTEDIYAEATVEEALDGTEIPYRPPMQIVILIVGTRGDVQPFVAIGKRLQDYGHRVRLATHANFKEFVLTAGLEFFPLGGDPKVLAEYMVKNKGFLPSGPSEIPIQRKQMKDIIFSLLPACKEPDPDTGIPFKVDAIIANPPAYGHTHVAEALKVPIHIFFTMPWTPTSEFPHPLSRVKQPAGYRLSYQIVDSMIWLGIRDMINEFRKKKLKLRPVTYLSGSQGSGNDIPHGYIWSPHLVPKPKDWGPKIDVVGFCFLDLASNYVPPEPLVKWLEAGDKPIYVGFGSLPVQDPQKMTEIIVKALEITGQRGIINKGWGGLGTLAEPKDFVYLLDNCPHDWLFLQCKAVVHHGGAGTTAAGLKAACPTTIVPFFGDQPFWGDRVHARGLGPPPIPVDQFGLQKLVDAIKFMVKPEVKDKAVELSKAMESEDGVTGAVRAFLRHLPSKTEEQSLPQSSGFLEFLGPLSKCLGCS